Proteins from one Bradyrhizobium amphicarpaeae genomic window:
- a CDS encoding CHAT domain-containing protein, protein MTAGTPRRSSGLVVLCRPAQWREAAIVLSCCPTDGFTPLLVIEPPPVTDDGYRLLYDAYVAVRNQRDAKVGTAMARQVASLTEVSALNVAVDAAAQALTPFRSWWRHQRSLGGLLAGQPPRRAILLFDPSPGELDLIEAVPVSRIGPDRTPVLPNATERILLDPGLDTLAMRAWSACGRDTAFPIPQGPEHDDAFGWFAALASALKTGRPLAPGAAACPDLPAAEATEAILVEIQSEPDATALIGVQYAHERRALLVLTPAPDTAAISDALAAMSGRSGDKLFATVRDWWRSLTESPDIAGPLQAIEAAVNDAVPDVVVTAIGERDLTVFTYAVPYSFVRKCGADWVGKTIGHVAGDPTLIVLTELLDTPATDTIGFTLLFDTGEFDTNETADVLHVLNDRPAIVLLLSGAAAAGLNLIRLGELLPIEFIHFNTHGNQQEIVLADGELPAWKLFRSALPSRPFVFNNSCLSWVGVGREFIRTGARGYIGTLWPVDAEQAARLARSVLERTVQHGWSIARAIRQTGVDRHTDRAYIFAGTASAQLATLSDNRSRREALAKGIRQLLNALLRSLAQGSGGPPGIFIRPMQELLWTVAGQLIDVLDQRWPAPDADRLDIASDRLSVMARQAEDRQDHVPARAAEVAAAQSLLDRAGLADAGRTLSRGLIHYHGARIALAESRIQDTLDLLAEDGSTAVLNLRSDALRAAGQMQEAFATAERALASVQPDDRRQRLFTLGRVGQLARINHDEERALDVARDGFALATELDDLKERAKFKGDETRALLVLQRAQEAVASARLYRDLARHAFGDREDLSAAGALVQALTMAGETQEADQVARQALDNARAMNQPARAAQFLLDRARICAVEDRLHDAIALGFESATAFADCRAMDGTRQALGLTTEFLNQAHRDQLPGWPDLFRLAVSTQRALLPKVSPDLQSAIATETASQLAKLTAAGKGL, encoded by the coding sequence ATGACCGCGGGGACGCCGAGGCGATCGTCCGGCCTCGTCGTCCTGTGCCGCCCGGCGCAATGGCGAGAAGCGGCCATCGTGCTGTCCTGCTGTCCCACCGATGGCTTCACGCCGCTGCTCGTCATCGAACCGCCGCCCGTCACCGACGATGGCTATCGCCTCCTGTATGACGCCTATGTTGCCGTCCGCAATCAGCGGGACGCCAAGGTCGGTACGGCCATGGCGCGACAGGTCGCGTCACTGACCGAAGTCTCGGCTCTCAACGTCGCCGTCGACGCGGCGGCACAGGCGCTCACACCGTTCCGCTCGTGGTGGCGCCACCAGCGCTCGCTTGGCGGCCTGCTGGCGGGTCAGCCGCCGAGACGCGCGATCCTTTTGTTCGACCCTTCGCCCGGCGAGCTCGACCTCATCGAGGCGGTCCCGGTCAGCCGGATTGGCCCGGATCGGACGCCGGTTCTGCCCAATGCTACCGAGCGCATCTTGCTCGACCCCGGCCTCGACACTCTTGCGATGCGCGCCTGGTCGGCCTGCGGCCGCGATACGGCGTTCCCGATTCCGCAAGGCCCGGAGCATGACGATGCGTTCGGTTGGTTTGCGGCCTTGGCGAGTGCGCTCAAGACAGGCCGTCCCCTTGCTCCCGGAGCTGCCGCGTGCCCCGACCTGCCAGCGGCGGAGGCCACCGAGGCGATTCTGGTCGAGATACAATCCGAACCGGACGCCACAGCCCTGATCGGCGTGCAATATGCCCACGAGCGGCGGGCCCTGCTGGTACTGACGCCGGCACCCGATACTGCCGCCATATCCGACGCTCTCGCCGCCATGTCCGGCCGGTCTGGCGATAAGTTATTTGCCACCGTGCGCGACTGGTGGCGGTCGCTCACCGAAAGCCCCGATATCGCGGGCCCGCTCCAGGCGATCGAGGCTGCCGTGAACGATGCCGTTCCCGACGTGGTGGTCACCGCAATCGGCGAGCGCGATCTCACTGTCTTCACTTACGCGGTGCCGTACAGCTTCGTCCGCAAGTGCGGCGCCGACTGGGTCGGCAAGACGATCGGCCATGTTGCCGGCGATCCGACCCTGATCGTGCTGACGGAACTGCTCGACACACCGGCCACCGATACCATCGGCTTCACGCTGCTGTTCGACACCGGCGAATTCGACACCAATGAAACTGCCGACGTGCTGCACGTGCTGAATGACCGCCCCGCCATCGTGTTGTTGCTGTCGGGTGCCGCAGCCGCCGGCCTCAATCTGATCCGTCTCGGAGAGCTTCTCCCGATTGAGTTCATTCACTTCAACACCCATGGCAATCAGCAGGAGATCGTGCTGGCCGATGGCGAACTCCCGGCGTGGAAACTGTTTCGAAGCGCGCTGCCGAGCCGGCCTTTCGTCTTCAACAATTCTTGCCTGAGCTGGGTCGGTGTTGGTCGAGAGTTCATCCGCACCGGGGCGCGCGGCTATATCGGCACGCTCTGGCCGGTGGATGCGGAGCAGGCCGCGCGTCTTGCCAGATCCGTCCTCGAGCGCACCGTTCAGCATGGCTGGTCGATTGCCCGCGCCATCCGCCAGACCGGCGTCGACCGCCACACCGATCGGGCCTATATCTTTGCCGGTACTGCCAGCGCGCAGCTCGCGACGCTCTCGGACAATCGCTCACGCCGCGAAGCGCTGGCAAAGGGCATCAGGCAACTGTTGAACGCCTTGCTGCGATCGCTGGCGCAGGGCAGTGGAGGGCCGCCCGGCATCTTCATCCGGCCGATGCAGGAACTGCTGTGGACCGTAGCGGGACAACTGATCGACGTGCTCGACCAGCGCTGGCCCGCGCCCGATGCGGATCGGCTCGACATAGCCTCCGATCGCCTTTCCGTGATGGCCCGCCAGGCGGAGGACAGGCAAGACCACGTGCCTGCTCGCGCCGCCGAGGTTGCGGCTGCGCAGTCACTGCTCGACCGCGCCGGACTCGCCGATGCCGGCCGCACCTTGTCTCGAGGGCTTATCCACTATCACGGAGCGCGGATCGCTCTCGCGGAAAGCCGCATCCAGGATACGCTGGATTTGCTGGCCGAGGACGGGTCGACCGCCGTGCTCAACCTGCGCAGCGATGCGTTGCGCGCCGCAGGACAAATGCAGGAGGCTTTCGCCACGGCCGAACGGGCCCTTGCCAGTGTTCAGCCCGACGACCGCAGGCAGCGGCTTTTCACGCTCGGCCGCGTCGGCCAATTGGCCCGCATCAATCACGACGAGGAGCGTGCGCTCGACGTTGCCCGCGATGGCTTCGCGCTCGCCACCGAACTGGACGATCTGAAGGAACGTGCGAAGTTCAAGGGCGACGAGACCCGTGCCTTGCTGGTCCTGCAACGGGCCCAGGAGGCCGTGGCGTCAGCGCGGCTGTACCGCGACCTCGCCCGACATGCTTTCGGCGACCGTGAGGACCTATCGGCTGCCGGTGCCTTGGTCCAGGCCCTCACCATGGCTGGCGAAACGCAGGAAGCGGATCAAGTCGCAAGACAGGCGCTGGACAACGCCCGCGCCATGAACCAGCCGGCCCGCGCTGCGCAGTTTTTGCTTGATCGCGCCCGTATCTGTGCGGTCGAGGATCGCCTGCATGACGCAATCGCCCTCGGCTTCGAGTCCGCGACCGCGTTCGCCGACTGCCGCGCTATGGACGGCACGCGACAGGCGCTCGGTCTCACCACGGAGTTTCTCAACCAGGCTCATCGGGATCAGCTGCCGGGCTGGCCGGACTTGTTCCGTCTCGCCGTCAGCACGCAAAGAGCCCTGCTGCCGAAGGTCAGTCCGGACCTGCAATCTGCCATCGCGACTGAAACCGCGTCCCAGCTCGCCAAGCTGACGGCTGCAGGGAAGGGCCTCTGA
- the mfd gene encoding transcription-repair coupling factor, translating into MKLGMKSPAELLTPGRAVTLANVAEGAEGLVVSDLARAIAARPKRPAVSLAVVCRDGARMQQLERALQFFAPDLPVLTFPAWDCQPYDRVSPHGGILAQRLTTLAQLASLTGSDKPLIVLTTVNAVVQRVPARELVAAQALSVAPGNVVPMDTIVAWLEHNGYNRSSTVREPGEYAVRGGILDLFPAGLEQPVRFDFFGDSLESIRTFDAETQRTLLDMRALNLVPISEFQLVTDTIRRFRMGYVAEFGAPERDDALYEAVSEGRRHPGMEHWLPLFQDRMDTLFDYLQGAPIAIEPQAEDAVRERFKQIQDYYEARRDAMEHPAGGAIYKPLPPDRLYLTAEEWTRRESDMPLVRLTQFSVPADGTSVVDAGARKGRDFAPERNDTTVNVFGAVVSHVMALHAQRKKVVIALWSEGSRDRMNSMLRDHKLAHTTSVNSWRTVQATPRNETMLAVLGLESGFETDEIALISEQDILGDRLVRPRKASRKLDNFISEITSLSAGDIVVHVDHGIGRFVGLQTLDVAGAPHDCLELHYAAETKLFLPVENIELLSRYGSDQTSVELDRLGGGGWQTRKAKLKNRIREIAGELIKIAAARHLHEAPKLPVQPGLYDEFCARFPYDETEDQLGAIESTLKDLELGRPMDRLICGDVGFGKTEVALRAAFAVALEGKQVAVVVPTTLLARQHHRTFTERFKGFPVNVAQASRLVPTKELNLVKKGIADGSVDIVVGTHALLGKAIKFRDLGLVIVDEEQHFGVTHKERLKALRAEVHVLTLSATPIPRTLQLALTGVRELSIIASPPVDRLAVRTFVAPHDPLMIREALLRERYRGGQAFYVVPRIDDLAEVKDFLDKNVPEMKVAVAHGQMPPAVIEDIMTAFYDGKFDILLSTTIVESGLDIPNANTLIVHRADMFGLAQLYQLRGRVGRSKLRAYALFTLPAQQKITAQAERRLTVLQSLETLGAGFQLASHDLDIRGAGNLLGEEQSGHIKEVGFELYQSMLEEAIVNLKAGVSEPAADRWSPSITIGMPVLIPEDYVGDLSVRLSLYRRLADLDSEEEIENFGAEMRDRFGVLPDEVRYLFKVAAIKAFCRRANVGKIDAGPKGAVIAFRDNSFAHPDRLVSFIRSYGQAAKVRPDMKVVFLQDWETPEERLAGTTEIMRQLAQLAESKKAA; encoded by the coding sequence ATGAAGCTGGGGATGAAGTCGCCGGCCGAGCTGCTCACGCCCGGCCGCGCGGTCACGCTCGCCAATGTCGCGGAAGGCGCCGAAGGCCTGGTGGTCTCCGATCTCGCCCGGGCCATCGCGGCGCGGCCGAAGAGGCCGGCCGTCAGCCTTGCGGTGGTCTGCCGCGACGGGGCGCGGATGCAGCAGCTCGAACGCGCGCTGCAGTTCTTCGCGCCCGATCTGCCGGTGCTGACTTTCCCGGCCTGGGACTGCCAGCCCTATGACCGCGTCTCGCCGCATGGCGGTATCCTGGCGCAACGCCTGACCACGCTGGCGCAGCTGGCCTCGCTCACCGGCAGCGACAAGCCGTTGATCGTGCTCACCACGGTGAACGCGGTGGTGCAGCGCGTGCCCGCGCGCGAGCTCGTCGCGGCGCAGGCGCTGTCGGTCGCGCCCGGCAACGTCGTGCCGATGGACACCATCGTCGCCTGGCTCGAGCACAACGGCTACAACCGCTCCTCGACCGTGCGCGAGCCCGGCGAATATGCCGTGCGCGGCGGCATCCTCGACCTGTTTCCGGCTGGCCTCGAGCAGCCGGTCCGTTTCGACTTCTTCGGCGACAGCCTGGAATCGATCCGCACCTTCGATGCCGAGACCCAGCGCACGCTGTTGGACATGCGCGCGCTCAATCTGGTCCCGATCTCGGAATTCCAGCTCGTCACCGACACCATCCGTCGTTTCCGCATGGGCTATGTCGCCGAGTTCGGCGCGCCCGAGCGCGACGATGCGCTGTACGAGGCCGTCAGCGAGGGCCGCCGTCATCCCGGCATGGAGCACTGGCTGCCGCTGTTCCAGGATCGGATGGACACGCTGTTCGACTATCTGCAAGGCGCGCCCATCGCCATCGAGCCGCAGGCCGAGGACGCCGTCCGCGAGCGCTTCAAGCAGATCCAGGACTATTACGAGGCCCGCCGCGACGCCATGGAGCATCCAGCCGGCGGCGCCATCTACAAGCCGCTGCCGCCGGACCGGCTTTATCTCACCGCCGAAGAATGGACCAGGCGCGAGAGCGACATGCCGCTGGTGCGGCTGACGCAGTTTTCGGTCCCGGCCGACGGGACGAGCGTCGTCGATGCCGGTGCGCGCAAGGGCCGCGATTTCGCGCCTGAGCGCAACGATACGACGGTCAACGTGTTCGGAGCCGTCGTCAGCCACGTCATGGCGCTGCATGCCCAGCGCAAGAAGGTCGTCATCGCGCTCTGGAGCGAAGGCTCGCGCGACCGCATGAATTCGATGCTGCGCGACCATAAGCTGGCCCATACCACCAGCGTCAACAGCTGGCGGACGGTGCAGGCGACCCCGCGCAACGAGACCATGCTGGCCGTGCTCGGCCTCGAGAGCGGGTTCGAGACCGACGAGATCGCCCTCATCAGCGAACAGGATATTTTGGGCGACCGCCTGGTGCGCCCGCGCAAGGCGAGCCGCAAGCTCGACAATTTCATCTCGGAGATCACGAGCCTGTCGGCCGGCGACATCGTCGTCCACGTCGACCACGGCATCGGCCGCTTCGTCGGCCTGCAGACCCTCGACGTCGCCGGCGCTCCGCACGACTGCCTCGAATTGCATTATGCCGCCGAGACCAAACTGTTCCTTCCGGTCGAGAACATCGAGCTGCTCTCGCGCTACGGCTCCGACCAGACCAGTGTCGAGCTCGATCGCCTCGGCGGCGGCGGTTGGCAGACCCGCAAGGCAAAGCTCAAGAACCGCATCCGCGAGATCGCGGGCGAGCTGATCAAGATCGCCGCCGCGCGCCATCTGCACGAAGCGCCCAAGCTGCCGGTGCAGCCGGGCCTTTACGACGAGTTCTGCGCGCGCTTCCCCTATGACGAGACCGAGGACCAATTAGGCGCGATCGAATCCACGCTGAAGGACCTCGAGCTCGGCCGCCCGATGGACCGGCTGATCTGCGGCGACGTCGGCTTCGGCAAGACCGAGGTGGCCTTGCGCGCGGCCTTCGCCGTGGCGCTCGAAGGCAAGCAGGTCGCGGTCGTGGTGCCGACCACGCTGCTGGCGCGCCAGCATCACAGGACATTCACAGAGCGCTTCAAGGGCTTTCCGGTCAACGTGGCGCAGGCTTCGCGCCTGGTCCCGACCAAGGAGCTCAATTTGGTCAAGAAGGGCATCGCCGACGGTTCGGTCGACATCGTCGTCGGCACCCACGCACTGCTCGGCAAGGCCATCAAATTCCGCGACCTCGGGCTCGTCATCGTCGACGAGGAGCAGCATTTCGGCGTCACCCACAAGGAGCGGCTGAAGGCGCTTCGCGCCGAGGTGCACGTGCTGACGCTGTCGGCGACGCCGATCCCGCGCACGCTGCAACTCGCGCTCACCGGCGTCCGCGAGCTCTCGATCATCGCCTCGCCCCCGGTCGACCGCCTCGCGGTCCGCACCTTCGTCGCCCCGCACGATCCGCTGATGATCCGCGAGGCGCTGCTGCGCGAGCGTTATCGCGGCGGCCAGGCGTTCTATGTGGTGCCGCGCATCGACGATCTCGCCGAGGTCAAGGACTTCCTCGACAAGAACGTACCGGAGATGAAGGTCGCGGTCGCGCACGGTCAGATGCCGCCCGCCGTGATCGAGGACATCATGACGGCGTTCTACGACGGCAAGTTCGATATCCTGCTGTCGACCACGATCGTCGAGTCCGGCCTCGACATCCCCAACGCCAACACGCTGATCGTGCACCGCGCCGACATGTTCGGTCTCGCCCAGCTCTATCAGCTGCGCGGCCGCGTCGGCCGTTCCAAGCTGCGGGCCTATGCGCTGTTCACGCTGCCGGCGCAGCAGAAGATCACGGCGCAGGCCGAGCGCAGGCTCACCGTGCTGCAATCTCTGGAAACGCTGGGTGCGGGCTTCCAGCTCGCCTCGCACGACCTCGACATCCGTGGCGCCGGCAATTTGCTCGGCGAGGAGCAGTCGGGCCACATCAAGGAGGTCGGGTTCGAGCTTTATCAATCGATGCTGGAGGAGGCGATCGTCAACCTCAAGGCCGGCGTGTCCGAGCCAGCCGCCGACCGCTGGTCGCCGTCGATCACCATCGGCATGCCCGTGCTCATTCCGGAGGATTACGTCGGCGATCTCTCGGTGCGGCTGTCGCTGTACCGGCGTCTGGCCGATCTCGACAGCGAGGAGGAGATCGAGAACTTTGGCGCCGAGATGCGCGACCGCTTCGGGGTGCTGCCGGACGAGGTCCGCTACCTCTTCAAGGTCGCGGCGATCAAGGCGTTCTGCCGCCGCGCCAATGTCGGAAAGATCGATGCCGGTCCGAAGGGCGCCGTCATCGCCTTCCGCGACAATTCCTTCGCCCATCCCGATCGCCTGGTGTCGTTCATCCGCAGCTACGGTCAGGCCGCCAAGGTGCGGCCCGACATGAAGGTGGTGTTCCTGCAGGACTGGGAGACGCCGGAAGAGCGTCTCGCCGGCACGACGGAGATCATGCGTCAGCTGGCGCAACTCGCGGAGAGCAAGAAGGCGGCGTAG
- the panE gene encoding 2-dehydropantoate 2-reductase: MRVLVIGAGALGGYYGACLVRAGRDVSFLVREKRAEQLRRNGLQVVSPHGDFAVRPKLLGVGDLGEPFDVVLVGVKAYSLDDAMSQFAPAIGSSSMILPILNGLKHVDALATRFGAARVLGGLANVSAGLDADGRVVNFMANQTIVFGEIEGALSERALALETLLDVPGIDVRASEAIMQDMWEKFVQLSTLAGITCLMRASIGDILAVPNGEQSIFRLFAECCAVATGSGFEPRAPFIEFDRKLFTTLDSPLKASMLRDIERGSITEAEHILGDMANRARTLGIETPLLDLARAHVAAYEVGRRRVGG, from the coding sequence ATGAGAGTGCTGGTGATCGGCGCGGGCGCGCTGGGCGGCTATTACGGTGCTTGCCTCGTGCGAGCAGGCCGAGACGTGAGCTTTCTTGTGCGCGAGAAGCGGGCGGAGCAATTGCGGCGGAACGGACTCCAGGTCGTCAGCCCGCACGGTGACTTCGCCGTGCGGCCGAAGCTTCTTGGGGTCGGCGATCTCGGGGAGCCGTTCGATGTCGTGCTCGTCGGCGTGAAAGCCTACTCGCTCGATGACGCGATGAGCCAGTTTGCGCCCGCCATCGGCTCGAGTTCGATGATCCTTCCGATCCTCAACGGACTGAAACACGTCGATGCTCTCGCCACAAGGTTCGGCGCCGCTCGCGTCCTCGGCGGCCTCGCGAATGTCAGCGCCGGACTCGATGCGGACGGTCGGGTCGTTAACTTCATGGCAAACCAGACCATCGTCTTCGGCGAAATCGAGGGGGCACTGAGCGAGCGCGCGCTCGCGCTGGAGACGCTGCTTGACGTACCCGGCATCGACGTGCGTGCGAGCGAAGCGATCATGCAGGACATGTGGGAGAAATTCGTGCAGCTCTCGACGCTTGCCGGCATCACCTGCCTGATGCGGGCGAGCATCGGTGACATCCTGGCCGTGCCGAACGGCGAGCAGTCGATCTTCCGCCTGTTCGCGGAATGCTGCGCCGTTGCGACGGGTTCGGGTTTCGAGCCGCGCGCGCCGTTCATCGAGTTCGACCGGAAGCTCTTCACGACCTTGGACTCTCCGCTGAAGGCCTCGATGCTGCGCGATATCGAGCGCGGCTCGATCACCGAGGCGGAGCATATTCTGGGCGATATGGCCAATCGAGCCCGTACGCTCGGCATCGAAACACCGCTGCTGGATCTGGCTCGCGCGCATGTGGCGGCTTACGAAGTCGGGCGACGAAGGGTAGGGGGTTAA
- a CDS encoding NAD(P)-dependent oxidoreductase, with product MSKTIAILAPGAMGSAVARRLSEHGARVLTSLEGRSDATRKRAADAGMIGADDSQIADADIILSIVPPGEAVALAKRLAALMVRREKKPIVVDCNAVNVDTVRGIEEIIGSAQAPFVDGGIIGFPPQPGAKSPAFYMSGEHARDVAVLKDFGLDVRIVAGPVGAASALKMSYAGIVKGLAGIGSAMVVAATKAGAADALRDELALSQPAILARLEVALPDMIPKAYRWIAEMREISGFLGADHPASQIYEGFARWFEHLAEDANGDAVDADLMKAFAAGIARTKS from the coding sequence ATGTCCAAGACCATTGCGATCCTCGCGCCCGGCGCCATGGGCAGCGCCGTCGCCCGCCGCCTCAGTGAGCATGGCGCGCGGGTGCTGACGTCATTGGAAGGGCGGAGTGATGCGACGCGGAAGCGCGCGGCGGACGCCGGCATGATCGGCGCCGATGACAGCCAAATTGCGGACGCCGACATCATCCTCTCGATCGTGCCGCCGGGCGAAGCCGTCGCGCTGGCCAAGCGGCTGGCGGCGCTGATGGTCAGGCGCGAGAAAAAGCCGATCGTGGTCGACTGCAATGCCGTCAACGTCGACACCGTGCGTGGAATCGAGGAGATCATCGGCTCGGCGCAGGCACCGTTCGTCGATGGCGGCATCATCGGCTTTCCGCCGCAGCCGGGGGCCAAGAGCCCGGCCTTCTACATGTCCGGCGAGCACGCCAGGGACGTCGCGGTGCTGAAGGATTTCGGACTCGATGTGCGCATCGTCGCGGGCCCGGTCGGCGCGGCGTCGGCTCTGAAGATGTCCTACGCCGGCATCGTCAAGGGCCTCGCCGGCATCGGCTCGGCCATGGTGGTCGCGGCGACCAAAGCCGGCGCCGCGGACGCGTTGCGTGACGAACTGGCGCTGAGCCAGCCCGCGATCCTGGCGCGGCTCGAGGTCGCGCTGCCCGACATGATTCCGAAGGCCTATCGTTGGATTGCGGAGATGCGTGAGATCTCCGGCTTTCTCGGCGCCGATCATCCGGCCAGCCAGATCTATGAAGGTTTTGCGCGCTGGTTCGAGCATCTCGCCGAGGATGCAAATGGCGATGCCGTGGATGCCGACCTGATGAAAGCCTTCGCTGCGGGGATCGCGCGGACGAAATCCTGA
- the recG gene encoding ATP-dependent DNA helicase RecG, with protein sequence MRPSLLNPLFAPVTSLPGVGPKQDKLLQYLLGRSETPRLVDLLLHLPSQVIDRRARPKIRDAAVGTMVTLEVTVDRHRPPPPRSARAPYLVYASDDTGDVVLTFFRAKPGYVEKLLPIGEKRYVSGTLQMYDGIPQMVHPDRVLDEEAISKLSGIDPVYPLTEGLALGSLRRAVTQALQKLPALPEWISPEVMRRCNFPGITEALNRVHQPVELTDILPDQPFWSRLAFDELLAGQLALALIRAQLRRPAGVRNAGDGHLRNKIIDALPYALTLSQRDAAAAIASDLQQPVRMLRLLQGDVGSGKTVVALLAAAAVTEVGKQAALMAPTEILARQHIKTIAPLAERAGMRVAILTGREKGRERRELLAQLEAGEIDLLVGTHALIQDDVIFHDLALAIVDEQHRFGVRERLALTSKGEAVDVLVLSATPIPRTLVLTYFGDMDISELREKPAGRQPIETRTISISRLAEVTDSIGRALEAGKLVYWICPLVEESEAEGTEHLTNATKRFESLQKRFGERVGLVHGQMKGAEKDRVMGQFAAHEIGLLVATTVVEVGVDVPAATIMVIENAERFGLAQLHQLRGRIGRGSEASTCLLLYSEPLGEMSKARLKVIRETTDGFRIAEEDLKLRGEGDVLGVRQSGLPGYRIARSEVHGQLITQARDEALRILKDDPKLKGERGEALRCLLYLYERDEAIPLIGAG encoded by the coding sequence ATGCGCCCCAGCCTGCTCAATCCTCTGTTTGCCCCCGTGACCAGCCTTCCCGGCGTCGGTCCGAAGCAGGACAAGCTGCTGCAATATCTGCTCGGCCGCAGCGAGACGCCGCGGCTGGTCGACCTGTTGCTGCATCTGCCGAGCCAGGTCATCGACCGCCGCGCCCGGCCGAAGATCCGCGACGCAGCGGTCGGAACCATGGTGACGCTGGAGGTTACCGTCGACCGCCACCGCCCGCCGCCGCCGCGCAGCGCGCGCGCGCCGTATCTGGTCTACGCCAGCGACGACACCGGCGACGTCGTGCTGACCTTCTTCCGCGCCAAGCCCGGCTACGTCGAAAAGCTGCTGCCGATCGGGGAGAAGCGCTACGTCTCCGGCACGCTGCAGATGTATGACGGCATCCCGCAGATGGTGCATCCCGACCGTGTGCTGGACGAGGAAGCGATCTCGAAACTGTCGGGCATCGATCCGGTCTATCCGCTGACGGAAGGCCTCGCGCTCGGCTCGCTGCGCCGCGCAGTCACGCAGGCGCTGCAGAAGCTACCGGCCCTGCCGGAATGGATCAGCCCGGAGGTGATGCGCCGCTGCAATTTTCCAGGGATCACCGAGGCGCTCAACCGCGTCCACCAGCCGGTCGAGCTGACGGACATCCTGCCCGATCAGCCGTTCTGGTCGCGCCTGGCCTTTGACGAGCTGCTCGCCGGCCAGCTCGCGCTCGCGCTGATCCGGGCGCAGCTGCGCCGGCCGGCCGGCGTGCGCAATGCCGGCGACGGTCACCTGCGCAACAAGATCATCGACGCCCTGCCCTATGCATTGACGCTGTCCCAGCGTGACGCGGCCGCGGCGATCGCCAGCGATCTGCAGCAACCCGTACGCATGCTGCGGCTGCTGCAGGGCGATGTCGGCTCAGGCAAGACCGTGGTCGCGCTGCTGGCCGCGGCAGCCGTCACGGAAGTCGGCAAGCAGGCGGCGCTCATGGCGCCGACCGAAATCCTGGCGCGCCAGCACATCAAGACCATCGCCCCCCTCGCCGAACGGGCCGGCATGCGGGTCGCGATCCTCACCGGACGCGAAAAAGGCAGGGAGCGGCGTGAATTGCTGGCGCAGCTCGAAGCCGGCGAGATCGACCTGCTCGTCGGCACCCATGCGCTGATCCAGGACGACGTGATCTTCCACGATCTCGCCCTCGCCATCGTCGACGAGCAGCACCGCTTTGGCGTGCGCGAACGGCTCGCGCTGACATCCAAGGGCGAGGCGGTCGACGTGCTGGTGCTGAGCGCGACGCCGATCCCGCGCACGCTGGTGCTGACCTATTTTGGCGACATGGACATCTCCGAGCTGCGCGAAAAGCCCGCCGGCCGCCAGCCGATCGAAACCCGCACCATCTCGATCAGTCGCCTCGCCGAGGTCACGGACAGCATCGGCCGGGCCCTGGAGGCCGGCAAGCTGGTCTACTGGATCTGCCCGCTGGTGGAAGAGTCCGAGGCCGAAGGCACCGAGCACCTCACCAACGCGACCAAACGTTTCGAGAGCCTGCAGAAGCGGTTCGGCGAGCGCGTCGGCCTCGTCCACGGCCAGATGAAGGGGGCCGAGAAGGACCGCGTGATGGGCCAGTTCGCCGCCCACGAGATCGGCCTGCTGGTCGCGACCACCGTGGTCGAGGTCGGCGTCGACGTACCGGCCGCGACCATTATGGTGATCGAAAATGCCGAGCGCTTCGGCCTTGCCCAGTTGCACCAGCTGCGCGGCCGGATCGGACGCGGCTCGGAGGCCTCGACCTGTCTGCTGCTTTACTCCGAGCCACTCGGCGAGATGTCGAAGGCGCGGCTGAAGGTGATCCGCGAAACCACCGACGGTTTTCGCATCGCCGAGGAAGACCTGAAGCTGCGCGGCGAAGGCGACGTGCTGGGCGTCCGCCAGAGCGGCCTGCCCGGCTACCGCATCGCGCGCTCGGAGGTCCACGGCCAGCTCATCACCCAGGCGAGAGACGAGGCGCTGCGGATCCTCAAGGACGATCCCAAGCTGAAGGGCGAGCGCGGCGAGGCGCTGCGCTGCCTGTTGTATCTATACGAGCGCGACGAAGCGATCCCGCTGATCGGGGCGGGTTAA
- a CDS encoding succinate dehydrogenase assembly factor 2 has protein sequence MTGTTRSSDGLDNRRKRLLFRCWHRGTREMDLILGRFADAEIGNLSDAELAELETLLEESDPDLYAAITGDKVLPAAVTGALFARIKAFPITDGDL, from the coding sequence ATGACGGGAACGACACGATCGAGTGACGGGCTGGACAATCGCCGCAAGCGGCTGCTGTTCCGCTGCTGGCACCGAGGCACGCGCGAAATGGACCTGATCCTCGGCCGCTTTGCCGATGCCGAGATCGGCAATTTGTCCGACGCCGAGCTGGCCGAGCTCGAGACCCTGCTCGAGGAGTCGGATCCTGACCTCTATGCTGCCATCACCGGCGACAAGGTGCTGCCAGCTGCTGTCACCGGCGCGCTGTTTGCGCGCATCAAGGCGTTCCCGATCACGGACGGCGATCTATGA